The following nucleotide sequence is from Oncorhynchus clarkii lewisi isolate Uvic-CL-2024 chromosome 6, UVic_Ocla_1.0, whole genome shotgun sequence.
GGACCAATTCATTATCATTTCAAAGGCAAGTTTTGCACCGTTACGATCAGTATGCATCGTGTACCATTCATTTTGAATTGCTGTGGCCGTTCCCCCCACAGACACAATAACCCAAACCAAACACATAATGAAAACCTACTCATGAATCAATAAACTCACCATTATCTACAGTGGTAACAACACTAGTTGTGAAATACATGTAATTGAAATGAACAGACATtctggtgtgaaatacttgtattaATTAACCTTAATATTTCTTAACTTAATCTAGATTATTTAGTCTCATcattcatttgtatttcatttaaaTACCTTTCATGTGTCGTAACTGCATAGTACTGGTGCAAATGCTCACTAGCCGACCAGGTGaacaatctgtcgatgtgcccttgagcaaggcacttaaccctaattgctcctgtaagtggctttggatcagagcgtctgctaaatgactaacatgtaaataGAAAATGTAAATCAGGCTAATGTACGAGATTAGCAGAGAAAAGTTCAAGATATGCAGAATTACTGTAACTCACAACTTTATTTCCCCTTTCGTTTCAGGTTATTATGAAAAGGTATTTTAGCCTTTGTTTCCCAGTTCATTAAAACCAGTTACGCCTGTCATAAAGAGAACATGCCCAGGGTGAGTTACAAAGGAAACAACGTTGGCATCTGCTCTGACATTCCTCCTGAATGGATGGTTGGTCTGAGAAGGTATAAAGGTCTGGAGGTTGGATGCTGGAGGCAGATAGGTAGAGAGGAATCCTCCAGAGAGATCCAGGCATCATGTCCTCCTCCACACCGGTGTTGCTGCATCTGCTGCTACTGGTCTCCCTGGCTTCAGCGGGACACTTCTATGGAGGCTCCATGTCTGTCACCCCCAAAGGGAGGAACGCTGACGGAACATTCAAGGTGAGAGATATTCAGGGGATCATTGGCTGctcccaattctgatcttttgcccacacatatacacacacacacacacacacacacacacacacacacacacacacacacacacacacacacacacacacacacacacacacacaccttcacataTGCTGCTACTATCTGTTaattatcaatgcatagtcactttatccctaatACCCacatgtgcatattacctcaattacctcgactacccCGTAccgctgcacattgactcagtaccggtactccttcaatatagcctcgttattgttcttTTATTGGGTTACTATTTTTCCTTTAGTTAATTAAGCAAATTGTTCTTACTTGTTTAAAACTCTGCGTTGTTGGTCAAGGGCTCGTCactcggcatttcacggtaaggactactacacctgttgcattcagcgCAGGTGACACATAATTAcaaatgttttgatttgatttgattctgaagGGTATTCGCATTTGGTTGGACTCTTCAGAAATGTTGAATCACATCACGTCTATTCCAATACAATTCATTGTAATACGATGTACTAATAAGAGTGATTGCAATAATTGTGACTTTAGATCAATTATATTCAATCACcgtgtattgttttatttagcATATGAGTATTTATGTTTTAATTAATGGTGTGCAAAGTCTTGTTCTTATCAAATAAATGAGAAATATGAGGCTATAGAATAAATACATTAGAGATGTATTCAGCTTTTGCATCAATGCAAAATGAGCACCTGGTATTTTCAGAAGGGAATAAATAACACAAGTTAATAtttctaaatgtgtttgtttttccatTTGTTATGTTTTATTCAGTCTGAAAATAACAGGTGAACATGTTTCACTGGTCTAAACTCTTAGCAGATATGGTGCATGTGTGTAGGACAGAGAAAGGAACCGTTGTGCACCAGTTTTGTCATTGCAGTAAGTTAGTGTATTTCTGGCGCTCTATCCATACAGCCACTTAGAACAATCTCCAAGCCGTTACCTCCATAATTACATGACAAATGCCACGCTTGACTCGGACAAACTAAGGTTGTTTTTGATAACATTGCAGATACATTTATTCTTGTATTTTAGGAAAAAAAATGCCGTtagacaattattattatttgtaaaaaattttacccctttttctccccaatttcgtggtatccaattgttgtagtagctactatcttgtctcattgctacaactcgggagagacgaaggttgaatgtcatgcgtcctccgatacacaacccaaccagccgtactgcttcttaacacagcgcgcatccaacccggaagccagccgcaccaatgtcggacacctggcaaccttggctagcgcgcactgcacccggtCCGTCACAGGCCCGgcccgaccaatccctccctaacccggacgacgctattaGTAACTGATAAGCTGTTTCAAAACAACAGCGTTAATTAAACTTCATCAGTCTAATGATGTTTTATTGCCCCATTACAATGTGACTTTCTGTTCTCCAGGTGGATTTACGCTACAAGAATACACATGATTGGTGTGATTACTCTCGCTGGTATTGTTCCTCAGGGAACTGCGGCTCTTCAATCAAAGATGTCAGAGGCACAattgacagcagcagcagaggaCGGAGTGGTTACAACAACCAGTGGTGTGAAACTGAAACAGTCGAGACCAGAAATATCCCCAGTGATAAACCTTTTCAATTGATGCAAGTTTGTTATGAAATACATGTATTCAATTTTTTGAACATGCATTGTGCACAATGACTCATGTTAAACTCATATCTGGTAAAATGGTTTTAGCTATACCGTTAAAACCTACTTCTACAAGGTAGACTCCCCTctgagttttttttttcaaagACTGTGACGAAAACACTCGGTAAATGATATTGCTATGGTGGGTTTGATAACATTCCATCCCAAGTGACCACTTATCTAAAGATGGTTTGTTGTTGTGACAGACAAAACAGCTGCTGTTGGATCCCAACAGTAAACGGTCTTGGACCTTGGAGCCTGGAAACACAAGTGGATCTGGGAACAAGATCTGATACTGGTGAACCCAACAGatctccaatcacagccattcTTCCTTTCATACGGTAACAACTTTCTGACTCCCAAAACATTACCTCTTTGAACCGATCAGTTGTATTTATATATACAATATAGGTTATTGAAATCCTAATTAGACATATTCCTACATTTTTGGCTGGCGGTAAAGAGGCGCAAGTGTCCAACTCAAGTTAATTAGCAATTttgttatgtaaaaaaaaaatagcgCGATCGCATTTTCCAACCCTGACGTCAGCAATTGACCGGTTTAACTTCAGCTCATTTGTGTTTGAGGTGTGTCCAGGGGACCGCCCCCACACCGGTACGTTCTTTTTTTTCTCCAGGCCCCGATCATTAGCCAGATATGATCATGTtgtgcaacaaaaacaaaaccCTCTGGGCTATTTATTATGGTGGCTGTAACTTTATTCAGACATTTAGCCTATTTAAAcaagttgttgttttgtttttttattagaATTGGATTAGAATTATACACTGTCTTTTCAGGCCTTATCGATAGCCTAGTGAAATTGATCTTGCTAATTGACTACGTTTGGCATTTCCATGTCCAGActgcaatttacagtaggccttgCCCCTATATCAGTGCACATGCTATAGCCTAGGTTCATTTCCATACTGAAGCAATACAattagaacaatgtggactgtAAACATGTTCAACATACTGTTTTCTATTTAACTAACTAGGCTGTAACGGACTAACGTTCTAACCGGagttgatgacatcacaataactaTATAAAATAccgtaaatacacaacttgaagcaaccacacGTTTAGCCATGGAACACGTTCTGATTGGCCGGTGAGGGGTCAAAAGCCTCGATACACCCACAACTGGTTTATTCatcgacttgcctagttaaataaaggttcaataaaatacataaatacaaatCAAGGCTCAGCCCCTTTTGCACCACTGCCAGCAACTGCACATATAATTGTGGTGgtgaaaatagcaaaaaataTTTCTGACGCGCCTCCGAACCTGTAGCTCTACTGCCAGCTCTTAGACTGACCGTTGTGTTAGGTTTGTTCAAATAGAGCCCGTAGagtttactcatttcatatgttgtatttctgactCCTGTCATTGTAGTGTTCCCCAGAACTGTCAGAGGTCCTACAACCTCATGGCCTTTGACCCTGACGGTGATCGTGATCAGCCTTCAGGTTTCTACCTGGATCAGGTTGGTGTGGGCAGTTATTTTCAACACCTTGAATCTCATGTGATTGTTGATATATTGTCTTTGGTCTTAACCAGCTATTCCATTTGTGTTCTAACCTCTTCACTGTTAGGGCTCTTGCTCCTTACAATACGGCTACACTTCAACGAGTGGTGTCTATGGGTTTGAGCTAGTTGTAGAGGACTTTCCTAACCAACACATCACCCTGTCCTACACCGATGGCTCTAGTTCCTCCAGGGCACCGCTTCATGCAGGGAGACGCCGACGCTCCAGCTACCAAACAACCGTCTCCTATCCCTGGTGGTGGAGCCAAACCACCACAACTCCTTCTCCTTGGTGGTGGAGCCAAACCACCACAACTCCTTCTCCTTGGTGGTGGAGCCAAACCACCACAACTCCTTCTCCTTGGTGGTGGAGCCAAACCACCACAACTCCTTCTCCTTGGTGGTGGAGCCAAACCACCACCGCCGCCCCCTGGCCCACTACAACCACCCCCTGGCCCACTACAACCACCCCCTggcccactaccaccaccaccaccaccccgccCACTACCACCGCCCCCTGGCCCACTACAACCACCCCCTGGCCCACTACAACCACCCCCTGgcccactaccaccaccccctGGCCCACTACAACCACCCCCTggcccactaccaccaccaccacccccaccgcCGCCCCCTGGCCCACTACCACCGCCGCCCCCTGGCCCACTACAACCACCCCCTggcccactaccaccaccaccaccccgcccactaccaccaccaccccgcCCACTACCACCCCCTggcccactaccaccaccaccaccccgcccactaccaccaccaccccgcCCACTACCACCCCCTggcccactaccactactaccccctGGCCCACTACCACCCCCTGgcccactacaaccaccaccccCTGGCCCACTACCACCCCCTggcccactaccaccaccaccaccccgccCACTACAACCACCCCCTTgcctactactaccaccaccccctGGCCCACTACAACCACCCCCTTgcctactactaccaccaccccttggcccactaccaccaacaccccctggcccactaccaccaccccctGGCCCACTACAACCACCCCCTGGCCCACTACAACCACCCCCTtgcctactaccaccaccaccaccactaccaccaccaccccaggaAGCCTGTATCCCTCCACTGCTCCCCTCAGCAAACTCCCTCTACATTTCTCTCTTCTGGGTGAGACTCCTCTTCTGATGGTTAACAATGCAttggattttttaaatgtattgaacCTTTgcctatttaactaggcaaatcagttaagaacaaattattatttaaaaagacagcctactggggaacactgggttaactatcttgttcaggggcagaacaacagatttttaccttgtcagctcggggattaaaCAGggcaactttttggttactggcccaacgctctaaccactaggctatctgccacccctctaaccactaggctacctgccccccctctaaccactaggctacctgccccccctctaaccactaggctacctgccccccctctaaccactaggctacctgccccccctctaaccactaggctacctgccccccctctaaccactaggctacctgccccccctctaaccactaggctacctgccccccctctaactactaggctacctgccccccctctaaccactaggctacctgccccccctctaaccactaggctacctgccccccctctaaccactaggctacctgcctcccctctaaccactaggctacctgccgccccctctaacctctaggctacctgcctcctacctgccccccctctaaccactaggctacctgccccctctaaccactaggctacctgccccccctctaaccactaggctacctgccgccccctggATGGAGGATTGGACATATGTATTCTTTAAACAACGTCAAACATGGCATTTATTTGTAAAGTATTGGCCTTTACTTGTGTACGTTTGTGTCTTTTCCACTTCAGTGGACTCTAGTGTTCCGTCCTGCGATGAGGGTATGTACCTGCCCAGGTTCGTGCAGCCGACACCACACAACGGAGAACATCTCCACGCCGAGGTCAACAAAGAGCTGGAGTTCAGGGTCAAGGCCGAGGCTACACACTCAACGTAAGAGACATGATACTCTATAATACAGTATTATACCCAGGATTATATTTATAGTGCTTGAACTCCTGGTTGTAACAACacatcctggctgtaacagtccgtcctggctgtaacaacacatcctggctgtaacagtccgtcctggctgtaacaggtcatcctggctgtaacagtgCGTCATGGCTGTAACAGGTCATCCTAGATGTAACAGTTTAGTCCTGATGTTAACAATAGATCCTGGATGTAACAGTTTAGACCTGAGTTTAACAATAgatcctggctgtaacagtccgtcctggctgtaacagtccgtcctggctgtaacagtccgtcctggctgtaacatgtcatcctggctgtaacagGTCATCCTGGCTGTAACAATGCATCCTGGTTGTAACAGGTCATCCTAGCTGTAACAGTCCGTCTGGCTGTAACAATAgatcctggctgtaacagtccgtcctggctgtaacaggtcatcctggctgtaacagtccgtcctggctgtaacaatgcatcctggctgtaacagtctgtcctggctgtaacaatgcatcctggctgtaacaatgcatcctggctgtaacaggtcatcctggctgtaacagtccATCCTGGCTGTAACAATGCATCCTGGCTGTAACAGGTCATCCTGGCTGTAACAATGCATCCTGGCTGTAACAGGTCATCCTGGCTGTAACAATGCATCCTGGATGGATGAGTccgtcctggctgtaacagtccgTCCTGGCTGTAACAATGCATCCTGGCTGTATCAGTCCATCCTGGCTGTAACGGTCCGTCCTGGCTGTAACAATgcatcctggctgtaacagtccgTCCTGGATGTAACAATGCATCCTGGCTGTAACAGGTaatcctggctgtaacagtccgTCCTGGCTGTAACAATGCATCCTGGCTGTAACAGGTCATCATGGCTGTAACAGTGCGTCCTGGCTGTAACAGGTCATCCTGGCTGTAACAATGCATCCTGGCTGGATGAGTccgtcctggctgtaacagtccgtcctggctgtaacaatgcatcctggctgtaacagtctGTCCTGGCTGTAACAATGTATCCTGGCTATAACAGTCTGTCCTGGCTGTTACAGTCCGTCCTGGCTGTAACAGgtcatcctggctgtaacagtccgTCCTGGCTGTAACAGATCATCCTGGCTGTAACAATGTATCCTGGTTGTAACAGgtcatcctggctgtaacagtccatcctggctgtaacaatgcatcctggctgtaacagtctgtcctggctgtaacaatgcatcctggctgtaacagtccgTCCTGGCTGTAACAATGCATCCTGGCTGTAACAGGTAATCCTGGCTGTAACAATGCATCCTGGCTATAACAGTGCAGTCCTGGCTGTAACAATgcatcctggctgtaacagtgCAGTCCTGACTATAACATTGCATCCTGGCTATAACAGTGCAGTCCTGGCTGTAACAGTGCATCCTGGCTATAACAGTGCATACTGGCTATAACAGTGCATCCTGGCTATAACAGTgcatcctggctgtaacagtgCGTCTTGGCTGTAACAGTGCATCCTGGCACTAACAATGCATCCTGGCTATAACAGTGCATCCTGGCTATAACAGTGCGTCCTGGCTATAACAGTGCGGTCCTGGCTGTAAC
It contains:
- the LOC139411754 gene encoding uncharacterized protein, whose amino-acid sequence is MAFDPDGDRDQPSGFYLDQGSCSLQYGYTSTSGVYGFELVVEDFPNQHITLSYTDGSSSSRAPLHAGRRRRSSYQTTVSYPWWWSQTTTTPSPWWWSQTTTTPSPWWWSQTTTTPSPWWWSQTTTTPSPWWWSQTTTAAPWPTTTTPWPTTTTPWPTTTTTTTPPTTTAPWPTTTTPWPTTTTPWPTTTTPWPTTTTPWPTTTTTTPTAAPWPTTTAAPWPTTTTPWPTTTTTTPPTTTTTPPTTTPWPTTTTTTPPTTTTTPPTTTPWPTTTTTPWPTTTPWPTTTTTPWPTTTPWPTTTTTTPPTTTTPLPTTTTTPWPTTTTPLPTTTTTPWPTTTNTPWPTTTTPWPTTTTPWPTTTTPLPTTTTTTTTTTTPGSLYPSTAPLSKLPLHFSLLVDSSVPSCDEGMYLPRFVQPTPHNGEHLHAEVNKELEFRVKAEATHSTINDVIVSGPLNITNHMTTQGEFVIRWTPIRDNLGEYFPICFITEGISGSSVYQSEMRCVVVEVGRKKVKAKVVCDETKMTVEVEKSSVTEIHEDHLRLNDPSNSACDLQRLSNSTHIIGVIPLNACGTQIEEDDDNLIFKNQITTFDNPNDIITRHHQVEFQFYCQYAKRGNVSLGFTAHRDSITVVEKGFGTFTYQFEFYQTSQFANMVDPRDYPLDVAVKQMIYMDIEAVSTVNNTELFVESCRAAPYDNPDYHPTYPIIENGCIVDETVQIFSPRHQRHFQFGMEAFKFIGMHDQVYISCSVILCEAGNPNTRCAQGCVNSTSPQPAGHHHHRKREAAMQTAKHHISQGPLRLRKSSESSVTNVNMGLMVGCIVAAVAMLCGVMLYKSKTSGVKYQPLTTFET